One stretch of Chitinophaga pendula DNA includes these proteins:
- a CDS encoding alpha/beta fold hydrolase: MGRYYESKDFGLIESVRWFVDQGLVKIYCPDSIDASSWYNRRIPAADRAYNHSCYDKVLLHEVVERALQETGHDRVVAAGCSFGGYHAANFAFRHPERVSYLFSLSGTFDIGDRVDGRHDDDNIYYNNPVSYMPDNQHADLWRMGIILGVAEHDITRTQNEEMSALLNGKQIQHWLDVRPNAVHDWPVWREMLPHYLSLLPTS, encoded by the coding sequence ATGGGACGATATTACGAGAGTAAGGATTTTGGCCTTATAGAAAGTGTGCGTTGGTTTGTGGACCAGGGCCTGGTCAAGATCTATTGTCCGGACAGTATAGATGCCAGCAGCTGGTATAACCGGCGCATCCCTGCTGCTGATCGTGCTTACAATCACAGTTGTTATGACAAGGTATTGTTGCATGAGGTGGTGGAAAGGGCGTTGCAGGAGACGGGGCATGATCGGGTGGTGGCTGCAGGGTGTAGCTTTGGTGGCTATCATGCGGCTAATTTTGCTTTCCGGCATCCGGAGCGGGTATCTTATCTTTTTAGTTTGAGCGGTACTTTCGATATAGGTGACCGGGTAGATGGGCGTCATGACGACGATAATATTTATTATAACAATCCTGTGTCCTATATGCCGGACAACCAGCATGCGGACCTATGGCGAATGGGCATTATTCTTGGGGTAGCGGAGCACGATATCACGCGGACCCAGAATGAGGAGATGTCGGCGCTGCTGAACGGTAAGCAGATCCAGCACTGGCTGGATGTACGACCTAATGCGGTACATGACTGGCCGGTGTGGCGGGAAATGCTGCCTCACTATTTGTCTTTACTCCCCACTTCGTGA
- a CDS encoding ATP-grasp domain-containing protein: MKKIGLLFGQENTFPQAFVERVRQRNVPGISAEFVTIDKVIQGNASDYSVIIDRISQDVPFYRSWLKHAAIGGTAVINNPFWWSADEKFVNNELAAKIGVAVPRTVLLPSRELPDNTADNSFRNLLYPLDWPYIFDHVRFPAYMKPFAGGGWRHVYRLESSEQFFEQHATTGQLVMLLQEEIVFDSYYRCYCIGGKHVHIMPYDPRLPHHQRYEASYPDNPALLETIREQVIRLNQYLGYDFNTVEMAVRDGIPYAIDFCNPAPDADIHSVGAENFEWVVNTAADYAIERALAQVPGQDNLTWGGYLQGAVGTGGVVAAAPRKKAAAPKKTDKAAPAKKATEKAKADKPKEPKGKKKEA, encoded by the coding sequence ATGAAAAAGATAGGCTTGCTTTTCGGACAGGAGAACACCTTTCCACAGGCATTTGTAGAACGGGTGAGACAGCGAAACGTCCCCGGCATCAGTGCAGAGTTTGTAACGATCGATAAGGTTATTCAGGGTAATGCCTCAGATTATTCGGTGATCATTGACCGCATTTCGCAGGATGTTCCTTTTTATCGTTCGTGGTTGAAACATGCTGCTATTGGTGGAACGGCGGTGATCAACAATCCGTTCTGGTGGAGTGCGGATGAGAAGTTTGTGAATAACGAGCTGGCGGCGAAGATCGGCGTGGCGGTGCCCAGGACGGTATTATTGCCCTCGCGGGAATTGCCAGATAATACGGCGGACAATTCGTTCCGTAACCTGTTGTATCCGTTGGACTGGCCTTATATATTTGATCATGTTCGTTTTCCTGCGTATATGAAACCATTTGCGGGTGGGGGCTGGCGGCATGTGTATCGCCTGGAGAGTTCGGAGCAGTTCTTTGAGCAGCATGCGACGACAGGGCAGTTGGTGATGTTATTGCAGGAGGAGATTGTTTTTGACAGTTATTACCGTTGTTATTGTATTGGCGGTAAACATGTACATATTATGCCTTATGATCCCCGGCTGCCGCATCATCAGCGTTATGAGGCCTCTTATCCTGATAATCCGGCATTGCTGGAGACGATACGGGAGCAGGTGATCCGGCTGAACCAGTATCTGGGGTATGATTTCAACACAGTGGAGATGGCGGTACGGGATGGTATCCCTTATGCGATTGATTTCTGTAATCCGGCTCCGGATGCGGATATTCATTCTGTGGGAGCGGAAAATTTTGAGTGGGTGGTGAATACGGCTGCTGACTATGCGATCGAGCGGGCGTTGGCGCAGGTACCAGGGCAGGACAACCTTACCTGGGGAGGCTATTTACAAGGGGCAGTGGGTACCGGCGGTGTGGTAGCCGCGGCGCCTAGGAAAAAGGCGGCGGCGCCCAAAAAGACGGATAAGGCAGCTCCTGCTAAAAAGGCGACAGAGAAAGCGAAAGCGGACAAGCCCAAGGAGCCTAAAGGCAAAAAGAAAGAAGCATAA